The window ACCATTATGCTCTGAAACTCACTCAtgattcggtttgatttcaaaTACCTACGAGGGCTTTATCCATTTCTATCATGCTCTGTTCTGCAGAATGTATCTTCACAGAATTTGGAATTTGTAATTTTGCTTcatgttgtttttttatttactttttgtttttctttttttcctctttgccATTTCAGTTAAATGTCTATAAGGTTTACTTATGTTATATCTGTGGaaacgtttctagaaacatgacttatcgaacaccttcaattccgtttctgtttttagaaacataaatttatgtttctgccgtttcttaaaacagaaacagcagaaacttTATCAAACTGGCATGAACGTCTTTTCACAACCTAGTTCCACTTCTCCATGTGTATGGACATACGCAACTCTATTGGATAGCGTTCTTTTTTCCATACAAGCTGGGTCAAAACCAAAAATGAACCAAATATGGAACAGAATAAAAACCAAACTGCATTGATTGATTCTGATTTGAAAAGAGGTTCTTATTTGATTGTGGTCAGGTTATGATTTCCAAACGCTGCATCCAAAATCGAAAAATCAAAACCacaccaattgacacccttattcaAGCTAGTTCATAGGCCTGAATCGACTTTGTGAGACCTAGCCCTAGCCTGGCCATATAACTCCGCTATGCTCTAGCCACCAAAGAGAGCAACAACATCATGACTGGAAGAACATTTCATCAAACATTTGTGTGGCACCTACTTCTAGTTCTAACCTAAGTTTTCTAACCACAAGCATTCGATGACCAACTTATCTCACTATTTAAAACCATCCTATTGATCATGATGACTCATGGTTCTCAAAGTCCCTGTGAGTACTTGATTTCAAGACTGTTCATCTCCAGGTGATTCTTGAAGCTAGCTGTGCTAAAGAAATGGATCAAAACCTTGAAATAAGAGGGAAAGTATGTGTGACAGGGGCGTCCGGGTATCTGGCTTCTTGGCTTATCAAGCGACTCCTCTTGTCTGGTTATCATGTTATAGGAACCGTCAGAAACcctggttctctctctctctctctctctctctctctctctctctcatattcgAATTAGAAGATGTACCATCTTACCTTGTGGCTTGTATGACCCACATGAGGGTCCCATGAAACTATTTTGCGAAAATAGATTCAAGGGAATTGCTTCCCACAGGTAACATCACCCAAATAACTATCTCTGACTAAGGCATGAGTCCATACATCCTCTGCAGCAAGTgatgaggtgcagtgagcaccGAACGGCTGAGAGCATCTGGACATGTACCCCAAGTGGCTCTCGATCACTTGATGTTTACTGTATCAGTGCAGCGGCTACAGACAATTTTCAAGCGTAAGGTAGTAGATCAAAATGTTGTGGATAGGTGGAGCACAAGAGCGAGCTCATGTGTCTAGTTTCCGCCCAAAGGAAGTCCACCTTATGTCATAATAGTGCTTGAAAAAGCTGGTACTAGGAAGATGTTGCATTGAGCCATTGACTACCACATGgtccccaaaaaaaatcctctgcagtGTGATAGTGAGCGGTAGTGAGAATCCAATGATTGGTGTGCATACTAGGGCCCCAACTATTGGATACTCATTGTTACTCACCGATCACCACAGAGATTTGAACCCCAGGGACCCATTATGGAGAAGTACATGATCATTGAATTAGGGtataaaatttgacacatgCCTACCCATATCGTGTTTTATATATCTAATGGTTCAAAATTGGAATCACTATATCAAATGGAGGTTgatcttttcttattttatatttaatggTATAATATTTTGGGCAGAAAATGAAAAGCTAGCATTTCTTTGGCAATTGGAAGGAGCGAAAGAGAGACTGAAATTGATGAAGGCGGATTTGATGGAGGAAGGAAGCTTTGATGATGCCATCGTGGGATGTGAAGGTGTCTTCCACACTGCTTCTCCTGTTGTGGGACCTAATTccgatcccaaggcacgtttCCATTTCCAATGCCTCACCACGATGAAaccatgacttttttttttattaactttAGAATGCCATCTCTCATTCCATAagtatttttataaattttttgggCTTTTAGTTGGATGTCAGGCTGTATAGCTTATGTTGGCGTCTTCTTGTCCATCTGATCTCCTTTCATAACAGCGGATAGACGAGTTATTGTATCAGAGGGAGGATAGATAGACACAAGGAGGCATAAGTGTACATAATGCGGACTCGTAgaaatctttatttcttcctcaAGTTTTATagaaatatttacaaaaaataaaaaatgttttatAAAAATGAAACGTGTTTGGTTTTCATACACGATGGTGCATGCACATGGCCACCTTCATTCAATGGGGGTAGAATGGTATTAAGCGGGATCGTTTTGTAACATTCTGATGGCTGAACTTAGAAGTGTACGCAGAGTTCGGATCAGGTCTTCATACGAGAAACATTCTCGTACGGTGCCTAATCCACTGAGATCGGGTCAGGTCTTCATACGAAAAACATTCTAGTACAATGCCTAATCCACTGAGGAATCcacttgttctctctcttctacatcAGATTTTCACAGtgagtggattccatgtgtggaTCAAACATCGTATGAAAATGATTCTTGTACAAGGACCTAATCCGGACTCATGTATGTATAACCTTTGGCCGACAGAAATtttgcaaaaatatttttttgttgaagCTAATGGAGGGGTCAGAGTTTTCTTGTGCACAAAATGCAGGTTGAAATCTTGGATCCAGCAATTAAGGGCACCTTAAACGTGTTAAGATCATGCAAGAAGAGTCCCTGCCTTGAGAGAGTTGTCCTAACATCGTCTTCAGCAGCTATAAGAGCAAGAGATGATTTCGACTCTCAAATTCCTTTGGATGAGTCGTCTTGGAGCTCTATTGAATTGTGCGAAAGCCTCAAGGTaataaaaagaaggggaaaaggtCTAAGAACCACTAATTTATTTCTTCAATCATGGTATCTGGCTCTTTGATCTGATTAGATAAGGGTATTTTCGATCTTATACATTGGGGGATGAGAATTAATAATGCTTTCATCCTACAGAAAGTCCAATCACATGGTCAAATTCCAAATAGTTCACCGAAttaggatcctctccaaccagCTATCGTCTCCAATCCCATCTCACACCATTCATGAGATGTGGTCTccacacccacccacccacctcAATTAAGCGGAGGAGAAAGTTTTTGTCACCcagatggagagagaatctcttcacccaccattATGTGAACTATGATTTGACTCTTGGGCAAGGCAATTTCATCATTAACTCTCACCCCTTCGTAGAAATTTGttctccaatccaatccaaaggACTAATGTCCTTGCTCTAAACACTCTATCTTCTTCATGGGAGAAGGGAGACTCGGCCTTAAGTGGGGAAAAAGAAGTATAGGCCACCTTTTGTTTAACATTTTGATTTCCATTTATCCTTACATAATCTTCAACCACtaatatgttttctttttcatgttGTTTCATCATCTCTAAGATTTGGTACGCATTATCAAAAACACTAGCTGAAAAGGCAGCATGGGTGTTTGCCAATGAGAACAAGATTGATCTAGTTACTATTCTTCCCACCTTCATCATTGGACCAAGTCTGCCAGTCGACTTATGTTCCACTGCCTGTGATGTCCTTGGTTTGCTGAAAGGTACCCTtcagacttcttttttttttccaccattGGTGATTCGACCTTATATTATAACTATATGAAGGGTGAATTCGTCATTATACCCTTCCAGTGTCGGAGGGTTCAATCTAAAACCTTAAAATATTAAGTGGATAATCCACCCAAGCATATATGAGGACACTGAGAACTAGAATAACTTGATGTGAAACCATGACTGTGTTTGGTTTGCATTCTATGTCGacaatgcattccaagaaattGTAGCAAAAGCAACCTAGTATTTCACCCATGATCTTAAACATTTGACTCACTATTTacttatatttgttatttcatctTCTCAACTTCAATATGTTGTGGGTCACGAACTCTAGAGCACCCCACCCATGTCCTGAAGATCTCAACCCTAACTCATTGTTAAACAAAGTGAAATATACAACTATACTTGGAATGTTTTTGGAATCATATGGTGGAATTTTTGAATTTAAAGCtgcatttggtatgatttatagcAATGCATTATTAACcaagaatacataccaaacgtAGCAATATAACTCTATGGTTGTGCTTGGTATGCATTTTCAGATTAGATTTTGTGTCTAGATTAGAACACTTTCTGAAGcgacaaaatagaaaagaatcgAGTTTCAGAATATGTTCTAAACTGGAAATATAACTCCTGACATCTCAACACCCAGCCCAATGAAAGGGAAGATCCCATGGTTGAAGAGTTTTCTCTTCCTCATTGGTAAAgagaaaatgggtttggaagaaagaaaaaaaaagacataatcAGAACTTCAAGGTGAAGGATTGGGTCTAGACCATCATCTTCATTGATTGTTACTTATTAGCAGCTTATCCTTTGCTGATGTGTAGGTGATTCTGAGAAATTCTCGTGGCATGGAAGGATGGGATATGTTCATATCGATGATGTAGCACTCATCCACATCCTTGTTTATGAAGATAGAAGTGCTAATGGAAGATACCTCTGTTGCTCCACAGTATTGGAAAACTATGAGTTGGCATCTTTGCTATCAAAGCGATATCCATCACTTCCTATTCCAAAAAGGTTGGTTTTGTTCATATGGCGGTTCGCATTTAATTTTGGACTGTGTGTTACTAATGCATGGAAGTTTCAGGTTTATGCCCCTCTTGAAGGATAGAGCCTATTATAATTACAACACATCTAAGGTCGAGAGCTTGGGCTTCAATTTTAGAAGCATTGAAGAGATGTTTGATGATTGTGTTGCGTCGCTTAAGGAACAAGGCCGTCTATAATCTCTAGAGGAGACAtcttaattaatattttaagAACTTTGCTTtcacttattttcttttgtttggtaTCAATTAACCCTACAGTTCAAAATTAAGTATCAATTATCAATATATGTTCGCACTCTAGTAACTAAATTTGACTTTTTCTTAATCTTTGCAAAGCTAATTAAGTTTGTATCGCCTCAttcgtgggttgcccagatagTTAATGCGAATTGAGAATTATGTGGATAGGCGCACGGTCCCAAGTTTAATTCTCCATCCATACatttgcgatttaagtggaaacTGTGGTGGTGGACTGCTGCGCTAGTCTCCCCAAGGATTAGTCACTGGGGATCACTCTTTGATCCTTGGGTTCTATAAAGATAAATGATCATGTCCATGTAACAAAACAATCACCATCGCTTTCTATCCTAATTGTACCTAAATCAGTCGGGTCGACATTGGCTCCAAACAATTTAGAGTCCTGCCAATTCCAGTTTGAAATTcaaaaccatgttttgaactGAGGAGTTTCGATGAGAGTTTCACTTccaagtaaagaaaaaaaaaaagaaaaaaagaagaagaagaagaagaagaagtgtgcctaaaccctaaaccctaaaccacttctcaaaaattgaaattgaataggTGACCAATTTGAATAAAAGTAATGTTCTCCATGGGATCATGAGTTTTCAAATCTAAGGGGTCAATTCTAGGGTTCTTGAAACCGATTATGATTCAATTCTAGTCAAAACCTAAATTGGATATGTCAttcgttaccaaaaaaaatggaTATCCCATTTTTTACACTTTCAAGAGAGTTGTATATAAACTTCGAATAGCTGCAGGTTGGCGAGAGAAAGGTGGAAAAGTGAAACTAATCCTCTCCTCATCTCTCTATAATTCTACTTTATCATATTATGGAGGAATTAATATGATAATCAAGAAGTTATTTCCTATCTACTAGTCACTAATAATCAATCGTGACCCTTAAAATATGTTTGTCGTCATTCAAGACGTCTTGtactttgtttcttattttgtaGATTGTTCATTCAACTTTATTCCAACAAAGATTAATGACATTGCTAACCCATTTAGAAGaacaaggggggggggaaactATCATCAACATGTAAGACAGTATAAACCCACCCCCCGGTTGTATGAGTTGTGTACTTTCAGAAGCCATGTGCTCTTCACGTTTCCATTGTCATTAAAACTTCtacttcttaaaaaaaaaaaaaaaaatctattggtGCACGACCTACACTAGGGAAATTAGCTATGGACCTTATAAGGGGCTAAACAAGGGATCCATGAAGAGCTAGAACATGACCCACAAGGGGCCGGCAAGAGACTCATTCACCTTTATTACTAGATTGTAGATACAAAACTACTACTATTATATCAATAATTAAGATTGGGGTGTTACGCCTATCAAAAACCATAATTCCCTGAAGTTACGCAAGATCCAACTATCTAGCTTCATGACACCGAGCTAGAGCCTCACCCACGACACTCACagcccaaaataataaaaaattgaagatacCCTAATTTTTTCTATGGATGGTGAATGTTGCCATGTCATGTGGCTTCTTCAGCAGTACAGGACCAACGAAAAAGTTCACTAATCATAAAATAGGAAGATGATCGTTTCAGCACCCTGGTGTCAGGGTGGTGTACGATCAGATAAcaatcttttgttttctttgtaatctatttctctcttgatatggaaggtttttttttttgggtcggTAGAAATTGAAATGGAAGTTGAGATTGAGATATCAGATATTCATGCATAGCACGTGAAGAACTACTAGTTACCTCTCCAGTGTCCAGTCCCCACAGTAGAGAGTCCATACACGGGGAATATCCAAACTGGCCTACCCAATATCGAGATGGCgataatttaaaatttgagatttacccaaaaagggaaaaaaattgaggCCCATCTTTGTGCTTCTCCACAAAGCAGTCCAGCACTCCAGCGTAGACTGCCCACAAACATCCATTGAGAAAATGTGCCCAACGGTTGCCGGCTTCCCCATATGGCCATATCTagcaatgaaatttttttctcttatattgCTGAGATACCTATGAATTTCTcaattaacttaaaaaaaaaaattcacaaacaACAAGGCAATGAGTTTACATTCTCTGTAACAAGCAATGAGCTACGGCAAGCAATAGACGGTTGAAAGTTTCTAGATTACA is drawn from Macadamia integrifolia cultivar HAES 741 chromosome 7, SCU_Mint_v3, whole genome shotgun sequence and contains these coding sequences:
- the LOC122083375 gene encoding tetraketide alpha-pyrone reductase 1; this encodes MDQNLEIRGKVCVTGASGYLASWLIKRLLLSGYHVIGTVRNPENEKLAFLWQLEGAKERLKLMKADLMEEGSFDDAIVGCEGVFHTASPVVGPNSDPKVEILDPAIKGTLNVLRSCKKSPCLERVVLTSSSAAIRARDDFDSQIPLDESSWSSIELCESLKIWYALSKTLAEKAAWVFANENKIDLVTILPTFIIGPSLPVDLCSTACDVLGLLKGDSEKFSWHGRMGYVHIDDVALIHILVYEDRSANGRYLCCSTVLENYELASLLSKRYPSLPIPKRFMPLLKDRAYYNYNTSKVESLGFNFRSIEEMFDDCVASLKEQGRL